The following proteins are co-located in the Triticum aestivum cultivar Chinese Spring chromosome 1A, IWGSC CS RefSeq v2.1, whole genome shotgun sequence genome:
- the LOC123038307 gene encoding agamous-like MADS-box protein AGL61 has translation MGRKKIVIRRIENKAARDICFSKRRQGLFRKANELAVMCGAQVAAVVYSPAGKAYSFGHPSAEDIVDCFLRPAEQAGAAGAGMGAAVVPDRLAELQQKYNKLCTEQSAVEKRKERWGEAIAKGRAEGSQAAAWLDAVADQRDMGDADMLACMASLRDAQVTVAAGINQVLQDGRRDREREAALAPLPPQLLAGGGRFELRGTGQMMAVMPTPGFVVGGGFELGGTSADGGMEELMTVIAGFGGLELDGTSLNGGMDQMVTVMPTPGFVGGVGCEPDPWFELGGTSASGRMDDVMTAVAGGAGFELGGISVNGGTEHSPAWV, from the coding sequence ATGGGGCGGAAGAAGATCGTAATCCGGCGCATCGAGAACAAGGCTGCACGGGACATCTGCTTCTCCAAGCGCCGGCAGGGGCTGTTTCGCAAGGCGAACGAACTGGCCGTCATGTGCGGCGCCCAGGTGGCCGCCGTCGTCTATTCCCCGGCCGGCAAGGCCTATTCCTTCGGCCACCCCTCCGCCGaggacatcgtcgactgcttcctcCGCCCCGCGGAgcaggccggggcggcgggggctggcatGGGCGCCGCCGTCGTCCCGGACCGGCTGGCAGAGCTGCAACAGAAGTACAACAAGCTGTGCACGGAGCAGAGCGCGGTGGAGAAGCGGAAGGAGCGCTGGGGGGAGGCCATAGCGAAGGGTCGCGCGGAGGGGAGCCAGGCGGCGGCGTGGCTGGACGCAGTCGCAGACCAGCGCGACATGGGGGACGCGGACATGCTGGCCTGCATGGCTTCGCTGAGGGATGCGCAGGTCACCGTGGCGGCGGGCATCAACCAGGTCCTCCAGGACGGTCGCCGTGACCGGGAGCGGGAGGCAGCCCTCGCACCCCTGCCGCCACAGCTACTCGCCGGCGGCGGTCGCTTTGAGCTCCGTGGGACGGGGCAGATGATGGCGGTTATGCCAACGCCAGGGTTCGTGGTCGGAGGCGGGTTTGAGCTCGGTGGCACCAGCGCCGACGGCGGGATGGAGGAGCTAATGACGGTGATCGCAGGCTTCGGTGGGCTTGAGCTGGATGGCACTAGCCTGAATGGAGGGATGGACCAGATGGTCACGGTGATGCCAACGCCGGGGTTCGTAGGCGGAGTGGGGTGTGAGCCAGATCCTTGGTTTGAGCTCGGTGGCACCAGCGCCAGCGGCCGGATGGATGACGTGATGACGGCGGTCGCCGGCGGCGCTGGGTTTGAGCTGGGTGGCATCAGCGTGAATGGAGGGACGGAGCATTCACCAGCGTGGGTTTGA